In Streptomyces sp. NBC_01426, one genomic interval encodes:
- a CDS encoding cell envelope biogenesis protein OmpA codes for MEMARTPEAGTHPLRRSWLTRRLHIDLLRVCSAFAAHA; via the coding sequence GTGGAGATGGCCCGGACACCCGAGGCAGGGACACATCCCCTGCGCCGCTCGTGGCTGACCCGACGCCTGCACATCGACCTGCTCCGCGTCTGCAGCGCCTTCGCCGCGCACGCCTGA
- a CDS encoding glutathione S-transferase C-terminal domain-containing protein, which translates to MLQITLPRTAPVPAPRGRIGSGFSPDPRRYHLYLSAGCPLSLRVTTTLRLLGLADSVGTTLLGDPSSHADLRAAYEASGHHYDGTLTVPALCDTWSGRVVSNHTPDILDDLVVGLAGRPDLAPPAPAALAGAVRTLLDDAAPPAGRSAALALLEQRLARSPYALGDRPTVTDVDLWVALRHHPAAAEAGSSVRSYLGRLRAHPAFRAGE; encoded by the coding sequence ATGCTCCAGATCACCCTGCCCCGCACCGCGCCCGTCCCGGCCCCGCGAGGTCGCATCGGCAGCGGCTTCTCGCCCGACCCCCGCCGCTACCACCTCTACCTCTCCGCCGGCTGTCCGCTCTCGCTCCGGGTGACCACCACCCTGCGCCTCCTCGGTCTCGCCGACTCCGTGGGCACCACCCTGCTCGGCGACCCGTCCTCCCACGCCGACCTGCGCGCGGCGTACGAGGCCTCCGGCCACCACTACGACGGCACCCTCACCGTTCCCGCGCTCTGCGACACCTGGAGCGGCCGCGTGGTCAGCAACCACACCCCCGACATCCTCGACGACCTGGTCGTCGGGCTCGCGGGCCGCCCCGACCTGGCCCCGCCCGCCCCCGCCGCGCTCGCGGGGGCCGTCCGGACGCTCCTGGACGACGCCGCGCCCCCGGCCGGGCGGTCGGCCGCCCTGGCCCTGCTGGAACAGCGCCTGGCCCGGTCCCCGTACGCCCTGGGCGACCGGCCGACCGTCACCGACGTCGACCTGTGGGTGGCGCTGCGACACCACCCCGCGGCGGCGGAGGCGGGGTCGTCCGTACGCTCGTACCTGGGTCGTCTCCGCGCCCATCCGGCCTTCCGCGCGGGCGAGTGA
- a CDS encoding carbon-nitrogen hydrolase family protein, producing MPPLRTALLQSSGRLGDTAANLKALDEAAARAAQGGAGLLVTSEMFLTGYALDLQDIPGIAEPADGPSAVAIGDIARRHGVAVLYGYPERAGDAVFNSAQLIGPDGTVLANHRKTHLFGGFEQDAFTPGDTPVVQADLNGLRIGILICYDVEFPENVRAHALAGTDLLLVPTAQMHPFQFVAEQLVPVRAFENQMYIAYVNRTGPEGEFEFVGLSCLAGPDGVTRTRAGRGEELVFGEADPELLRASRETNPYLRDRRPGLYASLV from the coding sequence ATGCCCCCGCTGCGCACCGCCCTCCTCCAGAGCTCCGGACGGCTCGGCGACACCGCCGCGAACCTGAAGGCGCTCGACGAGGCCGCGGCGCGTGCCGCACAGGGCGGGGCCGGGCTCCTCGTGACCTCGGAGATGTTCCTGACCGGCTACGCGCTGGACCTCCAGGACATCCCCGGCATCGCCGAACCGGCCGACGGCCCGTCCGCCGTCGCCATCGGCGACATCGCCCGCCGCCACGGCGTCGCCGTCCTGTACGGCTACCCGGAGCGCGCGGGCGACGCCGTCTTCAACTCCGCGCAGCTCATCGGTCCCGACGGGACCGTGCTCGCGAACCACCGCAAGACCCACCTCTTCGGCGGCTTCGAACAGGACGCCTTCACCCCCGGCGACACCCCCGTCGTCCAGGCGGACCTGAACGGCCTCCGCATCGGCATCCTGATCTGCTACGACGTGGAGTTCCCCGAGAACGTCCGCGCGCACGCGCTGGCCGGCACCGACCTCCTCCTGGTCCCGACCGCGCAGATGCACCCGTTCCAGTTCGTCGCCGAGCAGCTGGTCCCCGTCCGGGCCTTCGAGAACCAGATGTACATCGCGTACGTCAACCGCACCGGCCCCGAGGGCGAGTTCGAGTTCGTCGGCCTCAGCTGCCTGGCCGGCCCCGACGGGGTCACCCGCACCCGGGCCGGCCGCGGCGAGGAACTCGTCTTCGGCGAGGCCGACCCGGAACTGCTGCGGGCCTCGCGCGAGACCAACCCCTACCTGCGCGACCGCCGCCCGGGGCTCTACGCCTCGCTGGTCTGA
- a CDS encoding flavin monoamine oxidase family protein: MTSTVPTTAVPHSDGQPPITMFGPDFPYAYDDFLAHPAGLGQIPATEFGTEVAVIGGGLSGIISAYELMKMGLKPVVYEADQIGGRLRTVGFEGAGTEELTAEMGAMRFPPSSTALQHYIDLVGLVTEPFPNPLAEATPSTVVDLKGETHYAETIADLPQVYRDVAAAWNACLDEGADFSDMNTAMRERDVPRIREIWAKLVEKLDDETFYGFLCKSEAFQSFRKREIFGQVGFGTGGWDTDFPNSILEILRVVYTEADDHHRGIVGGSQQLPLRLWDRAPGKIVHWAQGTSLSTLHDGTPRPAVTRLHRTAGNRITVTDATGDIRTYRAAIFTAQSWMLLSKIECDDTLFPIDHWTAIERTHYMESSKLFIPVDRPFWLDKDEETGRDVMSMTLTDRMTRGTYLLDNGPDKPAVICLSYTWCDDSLKWLPLSANERMEVMLKSLGEIYPKVDIRRHVIGNPVTVSWENEPYFMGAFKANLPGHYRYQRRLFTHFMQDRLPEDKRGIFLAGDDISWTAGWAEGAVQTALNAVWGVMHHLGGTTDTTNPGPGDVYDDIAPVELPED, encoded by the coding sequence ATGACGTCCACGGTGCCCACCACCGCCGTCCCGCACAGCGACGGACAGCCCCCGATCACCATGTTCGGCCCGGACTTCCCGTACGCCTACGACGACTTCCTGGCCCACCCGGCGGGGCTCGGCCAGATCCCGGCGACGGAGTTCGGCACCGAGGTCGCCGTCATCGGCGGCGGACTCTCCGGCATCATCTCCGCGTACGAGCTGATGAAGATGGGCCTCAAGCCGGTCGTCTACGAGGCCGACCAGATCGGCGGCCGGCTGCGCACCGTCGGCTTCGAGGGCGCGGGCACCGAGGAACTGACCGCGGAGATGGGCGCCATGCGCTTCCCGCCGTCCTCCACGGCCCTCCAGCACTACATCGACCTCGTCGGCCTGGTCACCGAGCCCTTCCCGAACCCGCTCGCCGAGGCCACCCCCTCGACGGTCGTGGACCTCAAGGGCGAGACCCACTACGCCGAGACCATCGCCGACCTCCCGCAGGTCTACCGCGACGTCGCCGCCGCGTGGAACGCCTGCCTCGACGAGGGCGCCGACTTCTCCGACATGAACACCGCGATGCGCGAGCGGGACGTCCCGCGCATCCGCGAGATCTGGGCCAAGCTCGTCGAGAAGCTCGACGACGAGACCTTCTACGGCTTCCTCTGCAAGTCCGAGGCCTTCCAGTCCTTCCGCAAGCGCGAGATCTTCGGCCAGGTCGGCTTCGGCACGGGCGGCTGGGACACCGACTTCCCGAACTCCATCCTGGAGATCCTCCGCGTCGTCTACACCGAGGCGGACGACCACCACCGCGGCATCGTCGGCGGCTCGCAGCAGCTGCCCCTGCGCCTGTGGGACCGGGCACCCGGCAAGATCGTCCACTGGGCCCAGGGCACCTCGCTGTCCACCCTGCACGACGGCACCCCGCGCCCGGCGGTCACCCGCCTGCACCGCACGGCCGGCAACCGGATCACGGTCACCGACGCCACCGGCGACATCCGCACGTACCGCGCCGCGATCTTCACCGCGCAGTCGTGGATGCTGCTGTCCAAGATCGAGTGCGACGACACGCTGTTCCCGATCGACCACTGGACGGCGATCGAGCGCACCCACTACATGGAGTCCAGCAAGCTCTTCATCCCCGTGGACCGGCCGTTCTGGTTGGACAAGGACGAGGAGACGGGCCGCGACGTCATGTCGATGACCCTCACGGACCGCATGACCCGTGGCACATACCTGCTGGACAACGGCCCGGACAAGCCCGCCGTCATCTGCCTCTCGTACACCTGGTGCGACGACAGCCTCAAGTGGCTGCCGCTGTCCGCGAACGAGCGGATGGAGGTCATGCTGAAGTCCCTCGGCGAGATCTACCCGAAGGTCGACATCCGCCGCCACGTCATCGGCAACCCGGTCACGGTCTCCTGGGAGAACGAGCCCTACTTCATGGGCGCGTTCAAGGCCAACCTCCCGGGCCACTACCGCTACCAGCGCCGCCTGTTCACCCACTTCATGCAGGACCGCCTCCCCGAGGACAAGCGCGGCATCTTCCTCGCGGGCGACGACATCTCCTGGACGGCCGGCTGGGCCGAAGGCGCCGTACAGACCGCCCTCAACGCGGTCTGGGGCGTCATGCACCACCTCGGCGGCACGACCGACACCACGAACCCGGGTCCGGGCGACGTCTACGACGACATCGCGCCGGTGGAGCTCCCGGAGGACTGA